From the genome of Actinacidiphila yeochonensis CN732, one region includes:
- a CDS encoding DUF3099 domain-containing protein, whose product MFARRRHRYYAMMGTCVVLFVLAFTVVRLWSLTAAIAMCVVAMLIPPVAAIVANRRGPDDHWWDEEEGQSGQRPGGPEPGAPDLTGHRTRTSGRHGRLGSSGDPESDAWWAELDDRSRKDRHE is encoded by the coding sequence GTGTTCGCACGCCGCCGTCACCGCTACTACGCCATGATGGGCACCTGCGTCGTGCTCTTCGTCCTGGCGTTCACGGTCGTGCGCCTGTGGTCCCTGACAGCGGCCATCGCGATGTGCGTGGTGGCCATGCTGATCCCCCCCGTGGCGGCGATCGTCGCCAACCGCAGGGGGCCGGACGACCACTGGTGGGACGAGGAGGAGGGTCAGTCCGGGCAGCGGCCCGGCGGCCCCGAGCCGGGTGCGCCGGACCTCACCGGCCACCGCACCCGCACCTCCGGCAGGCACGGTCGGCTGGGCAGCTCCGGTGATCCGGAGTCCGACGCCTGGTGGGCCGAGCTGGACGACCGCAGCCGCAAGGACCGGCACGAGTAA
- a CDS encoding DsrE family protein produces MTKELVIKVTAGADAPERCSQAFTVAAIAVASGVHVSLWLTGESAWFALPGRAAEFELPHSAPLPDLLSSLLAGGRVTLCTQCAARRDITEADVIDGVRIAGAQVFVSEIMGDGVQALVY; encoded by the coding sequence GTGACCAAGGAACTCGTGATCAAAGTGACGGCGGGCGCGGACGCGCCCGAGCGGTGCTCGCAGGCGTTCACCGTGGCGGCGATCGCCGTGGCCAGCGGCGTGCACGTCTCGCTGTGGCTGACCGGTGAGTCCGCCTGGTTCGCGCTGCCGGGCCGGGCCGCCGAGTTCGAACTGCCGCACTCCGCGCCGCTGCCGGACCTGCTGTCCTCGCTGCTGGCGGGCGGCCGGGTCACCCTGTGCACCCAGTGCGCGGCCCGGCGCGACATCACCGAGGCGGACGTCATCGACGGTGTGCGGATCGCGGGGGCGCAGGTGTTCGTCAGCGAGATCATGGGCGACGGCGTCCAGGCCCTCGTCTACTGA
- a CDS encoding FABP family protein, giving the protein MIEIPSDLHPDLVPLAFLLGNWTGAGVHDFPGAEKCNFGQEVAFTHDGRPFLAYSSRTWVLDAEGNKDRPLESETGFWRIDAERKVDVTITRDEGVVEIWTGELAEGKPQIDLVTDAVARLPVAPDYSGGKRLYGYVKSDLMWVGEKSTPAVPMRPYMSAHLKKVVDPREWAADLKDLPDDGIAFFK; this is encoded by the coding sequence ATGATCGAGATCCCGTCCGACCTCCACCCGGACCTGGTCCCCCTGGCGTTCCTGCTGGGCAACTGGACCGGTGCCGGCGTCCACGACTTCCCGGGCGCCGAGAAGTGCAACTTCGGCCAGGAGGTGGCCTTCACGCACGACGGCCGCCCGTTCCTGGCGTACTCCTCGCGTACCTGGGTGCTCGACGCCGAGGGCAACAAGGACCGCCCGCTGGAGAGCGAGACCGGCTTCTGGCGGATCGACGCCGAGCGCAAGGTCGACGTCACGATCACCCGTGACGAGGGTGTCGTCGAGATCTGGACCGGAGAGCTGGCCGAGGGCAAGCCGCAGATCGACCTCGTCACGGACGCCGTGGCCCGGCTGCCGGTGGCGCCCGACTACAGCGGCGGCAAGCGGCTGTACGGCTACGTCAAGAGCGACCTGATGTGGGTGGGCGAGAAGTCCACCCCGGCGGTGCCGATGCGCCCCTACATGTCCGCGCACCTGAAGAAGGTGGTGGACCCGCGCGAGTGGGCCGCCGACCTGAAGGACCTCCCGGACGACGGCATCGCGTTCTTCAAGTAG
- a CDS encoding Fur family transcriptional regulator, translated as MASTDWKSDLRQRGYRLTPQRELVLEAVDTLQHATPEGILCEVRKTASGINISTVYRTLELLEELGLVNHAHLGHGAPTYHLADRYDHMHLVCRDCDRVTEADVELAAPLKAELRERFGFETDMQHFAIFGRCRDCARDAAPEGPAGPEGS; from the coding sequence GTGGCGAGCACCGACTGGAAGAGCGACCTGCGGCAGCGCGGCTACCGGCTGACCCCGCAGCGCGAGCTTGTCCTGGAGGCCGTCGACACCCTCCAGCACGCGACGCCGGAGGGCATCCTGTGCGAGGTGCGCAAGACCGCCTCCGGCATCAACATCTCCACCGTCTACCGGACCCTGGAGCTGCTGGAGGAGCTGGGCCTGGTCAACCACGCCCACCTCGGGCACGGCGCCCCCACCTACCACCTGGCCGACCGCTACGACCACATGCACCTGGTCTGCCGCGACTGCGACCGGGTGACCGAGGCCGACGTGGAGCTGGCCGCCCCGCTCAAGGCGGAGCTGCGCGAACGGTTCGGCTTCGAAACGGACATGCAGCACTTCGCGATCTTCGGCCGCTGCCGCGACTGCGCGCGGGACGCCGCACCCGAGGGGCCGGCCGGGCCCGAGGGTTCCTGA
- the ygfZ gene encoding CAF17-like 4Fe-4S cluster assembly/insertion protein YgfZ, with product MTKSPLLSLPGAVPAEGPDEGVAAHYGDFFREQRALADGTGFVDLSHRGVVTVSGADRLSWLHLLLTQHVEQLPPQQAVEALVLSAHGHIEHALYLVDDGATTWVHVEPGTQEALTAYLESMKFFYRVEVEDATDRYAVVYLPAGSITPLDPSWTVRETAHGRDVFVPRERLEEFAAQAGPPAGVLAHEALRIEAHRPRLGLETDHRTIPHELGWLESAVHLDKGCYRGQETVARVHNLGRPPRRLVFLHLDGSEVRLPGHGAPVRIAEEGGDGRTVGFVTSSARHWELGPIALALVKRNTPERATLIADENTAAAQETVVAP from the coding sequence ATGACGAAGAGCCCCTTGCTGTCGCTGCCCGGCGCCGTCCCCGCGGAAGGCCCTGACGAGGGTGTCGCCGCCCACTACGGCGACTTCTTCCGCGAACAGCGCGCGCTGGCGGACGGCACCGGCTTCGTGGACCTCTCGCACCGCGGCGTGGTCACCGTCTCGGGCGCGGACCGGCTGTCCTGGCTGCACCTGCTGCTCACCCAGCACGTCGAGCAACTGCCGCCGCAGCAGGCGGTGGAGGCGCTGGTCCTGTCCGCGCACGGCCACATCGAGCACGCCCTGTACCTGGTCGACGACGGCGCCACCACCTGGGTGCACGTCGAGCCCGGTACGCAGGAGGCGCTGACGGCCTACCTGGAGAGCATGAAGTTCTTCTACCGGGTGGAGGTCGAGGACGCCACCGACCGGTACGCCGTGGTGTACCTGCCGGCCGGTTCGATCACCCCGCTCGACCCGTCCTGGACGGTCCGCGAGACCGCCCACGGCCGGGACGTGTTCGTGCCGCGCGAGCGGCTGGAGGAGTTCGCGGCGCAGGCCGGCCCGCCGGCCGGGGTGCTCGCGCACGAGGCGCTGCGGATCGAGGCGCACCGCCCCCGGCTGGGCCTGGAGACCGACCACCGCACCATCCCGCACGAGCTCGGCTGGCTGGAGAGCGCGGTCCACCTCGACAAGGGCTGCTACCGGGGCCAGGAGACCGTCGCCCGGGTGCACAACCTGGGCCGTCCGCCGCGCCGCCTGGTCTTCCTGCACCTGGACGGCAGCGAGGTGCGGCTGCCCGGGCACGGCGCGCCGGTGCGGATCGCGGAGGAGGGCGGGGACGGCCGGACGGTCGGCTTCGTCACGTCCTCGGCACGGCACTGGGAGCTGGGGCCGATCGCGCTGGCGCTGGTGAAGCGGAACACCCCGGAGCGGGCCACGCTGATCGCCGACGAGAACACGGCGGCGGCCCAGGAGACGGTGGTCGCCCCGTAG
- the dtd gene encoding D-aminoacyl-tRNA deacylase, whose product MRAVAQRVSEAKVVVGGETVGAIDRPGLCVLVGVTHDDTKEKAAALARKLWSLRILPEERSCSDIDAPLLVVSQFTLYGDARKGRRPTWNAAAPGSLAEPLVDEVVAQLRSLGATVATGVFGADMKVSLTNDGPFTVVLDF is encoded by the coding sequence ATGCGAGCGGTGGCCCAACGGGTGAGCGAGGCGAAGGTCGTGGTCGGCGGGGAGACCGTCGGAGCCATCGACAGGCCGGGGCTGTGCGTCCTGGTCGGGGTGACCCACGACGACACCAAGGAGAAGGCGGCGGCTCTGGCGCGCAAGCTGTGGAGCCTGCGCATCCTGCCGGAGGAACGCTCCTGCTCCGACATCGACGCCCCTCTTCTGGTGGTCAGCCAGTTCACGCTTTACGGTGACGCCCGCAAGGGGCGCCGACCCACCTGGAACGCCGCCGCGCCGGGTTCGCTGGCCGAGCCGCTGGTGGACGAGGTGGTGGCGCAACTGCGTTCGCTGGGCGCCACGGTGGCCACCGGCGTCTTCGGCGCGGACATGAAGGTGTCGCTCACCAACGACGGCCCCTTCACCGTCGTCCTCGACTTCTGA
- a CDS encoding RsiG family protein has protein sequence MDALLAALDADVLLAALDLAALRALRREAQREEADLSYLRRMLHGRIDILQAELGRRGGRQPAEGSPAEAAPVVDRLSEILADGPAPVRSSARHVTLGTPLTRRVRALAEAVLSEVELSDLDARTDPELNTAMRRLARHESYVSRRRQALQRAVDGCSAEITRRYRVGEARIEDLLPED, from the coding sequence GTGGACGCCCTGCTCGCCGCTCTGGACGCCGACGTCCTCCTGGCCGCGCTGGACCTGGCCGCGCTGCGCGCCCTGCGGCGCGAGGCACAGCGGGAGGAGGCCGACCTGTCGTACCTGCGGCGCATGCTGCACGGCCGGATCGACATCCTCCAGGCCGAGCTGGGCCGGCGCGGCGGGCGGCAGCCCGCCGAGGGCAGTCCCGCGGAGGCCGCGCCGGTCGTGGACCGGCTCTCGGAGATCCTGGCCGACGGGCCGGCCCCGGTCCGCTCCTCCGCCCGGCACGTCACCCTCGGCACGCCGCTGACCCGGCGGGTGCGGGCACTGGCCGAGGCGGTGCTCTCCGAGGTGGAGCTCTCCGACCTCGACGCCCGCACCGACCCCGAGCTGAACACGGCCATGCGTCGGCTGGCCCGGCACGAGAGCTACGTCTCCCGGCGTCGGCAGGCCCTCCAGCGGGCGGTCGACGGCTGCTCGGCCGAGATCACCCGCCGCTACCGGGTCGGCGAGGCCCGGATCGAGGACCTGCTCCCGGAGGACTGA
- a CDS encoding GNAT family N-acetyltransferase, which yields MTIDIRTVKESDLAEWVRALNTGFHRAPTSPPEEVAVRGSRLDLDRTRGAFDGDRCVATFRSMPRELTVPGGAVLPASAVTNVSVTSTHRRRGLASRMMAADLADAKARGDAVSILIAAEYPIYGRFGFGPATWVSEWSVDVPRAQLDRRYSGPEDGGRVDLAAQEEVRRLGPDLHDRFRAGVPGAINRPGYWWEMNTGQAQYPGDGWREPYWAFYRNPAGEVEGLAAWVVNDREWRGKLPHTELAVLGLTATTAAAEGALWRFLLSLDWIARLRTGFRPPDDVLPLLLGDPRAALVEANADFMWLRLLDVPVALSARTYAGGPASLVLEVRDEAGLAGGRFRLETAADGTAVCAPVTAAAPADADLSMDVGDLACLYLGDESASRLAALGRVTEHRAGAVAAATGLFRTPRRPWCPDVF from the coding sequence GTGACCATCGACATCCGCACCGTCAAGGAGTCCGACCTCGCCGAGTGGGTGCGCGCCCTCAATACGGGCTTCCACCGTGCTCCGACCAGTCCGCCGGAGGAGGTGGCGGTCCGCGGTTCCCGGCTCGACCTGGACCGCACCCGCGGCGCTTTCGACGGCGACCGCTGCGTCGCCACCTTCCGCAGCATGCCGCGGGAGCTGACCGTGCCCGGCGGCGCGGTGCTGCCCGCCTCGGCGGTCACCAACGTCTCGGTGACCAGCACCCACCGGCGCCGCGGCCTGGCCAGCCGCATGATGGCCGCCGACCTGGCCGACGCCAAGGCCCGCGGTGACGCCGTGTCGATCCTGATCGCCGCCGAGTACCCGATCTACGGCCGGTTCGGCTTCGGCCCGGCCACCTGGGTGTCCGAGTGGTCGGTCGACGTGCCGCGCGCCCAGCTCGACCGCCGCTACTCCGGTCCCGAGGACGGCGGCCGGGTGGACCTGGCCGCGCAGGAGGAGGTGCGACGGCTCGGCCCGGACCTGCACGACCGGTTCCGGGCCGGCGTCCCGGGCGCGATCAACCGCCCGGGGTACTGGTGGGAGATGAACACCGGCCAGGCCCAGTACCCCGGCGACGGCTGGCGCGAGCCCTACTGGGCCTTCTACCGGAACCCGGCCGGCGAGGTGGAGGGCCTGGCCGCCTGGGTCGTGAACGACCGCGAGTGGCGGGGCAAGCTGCCCCACACGGAGCTGGCGGTGCTGGGGCTGACGGCCACCACGGCCGCCGCCGAGGGGGCGCTGTGGCGGTTCCTGCTGTCGCTGGACTGGATAGCCCGGCTGCGGACCGGGTTCCGCCCGCCGGACGACGTCCTGCCGCTGCTGCTGGGCGACCCGCGGGCCGCCCTCGTCGAGGCGAACGCCGACTTCATGTGGCTGCGGCTGCTGGACGTCCCCGTGGCGCTGTCGGCCCGCACCTACGCCGGCGGGCCCGCCTCCCTGGTGCTGGAGGTGCGCGACGAGGCTGGCCTGGCCGGGGGCCGGTTCCGGCTGGAGACGGCCGCGGACGGCACGGCCGTCTGCGCGCCCGTCACGGCCGCGGCCCCGGCGGACGCGGACCTCTCGATGGACGTCGGCGACCTCGCCTGCCTCTACCTCGGCGACGAGTCCGCGAGCCGGCTGGCCGCGCTGGGCCGGGTCACCGAGCACCGCGCGGGGGCGGTGGCCGCGGCGACCGGGCTCTTCCGCACGCCGCGCCGCCCCTGGTGCCCCGACGTCTTCTGA
- a CDS encoding GNAT family N-acetyltransferase yields MYEISTDPARLDVPRVHRWLSTDSYWAAGRTLEKQEAAVAGSLNFGAYEVATGEQRGYARVVTDHETFAWLCDVYVDREARGRGLGTRLARAVRDHLAPCGVRRVLLATQDAHGVYAKAGFEPLPDPERWMVQHLR; encoded by the coding sequence ATGTACGAGATTTCCACGGACCCCGCCCGCCTGGACGTCCCCCGCGTGCACCGGTGGCTGTCCACCGACTCCTACTGGGCCGCCGGCCGGACACTGGAGAAGCAGGAGGCCGCGGTGGCCGGCTCGCTCAACTTCGGCGCCTACGAGGTGGCCACCGGGGAGCAGCGCGGCTACGCGAGGGTGGTCACCGACCACGAGACGTTCGCCTGGCTCTGCGACGTCTACGTCGACCGGGAGGCCCGGGGGCGCGGGCTGGGCACCCGGCTCGCCCGGGCCGTACGCGACCACCTCGCCCCGTGCGGCGTGCGCCGCGTCCTGCTGGCCACGCAGGACGCCCACGGCGTGTACGCCAAGGCCGGGTTCGAGCCGCTGCCCGACCCGGAGCGCTGGATGGTCCAGCACCTCCGGTAG
- a CDS encoding dihydrodipicolinate synthase family protein → MIHVPLVTPFAADGRLDEAALADLAQGVLADGAAGLVALGTTGEPSALEPEERAAVTAVVGRACREHGARFTLGVQGGDTRGTARALAALERLPQPPDAALVTVPAFTRPGEAGVIAHFRTLAAASPVPLIAYHVPYRTAQPLGAAALLDLAAIPGVAGVKYAAGGIDAEAVELLGALGRAEDSEDSEDSEDSEGTGGGSGGGSGGGSGGGALGGGASGASGGGFEVLAGDDVVAPALLALGAHGGILASAHLATARWAELAAGGGRALGHRLAAVAAALFREPNPVVVKAVLHAQGRIPTPDVRLPLLPAAAASRTAALAALERLDALPPAPVRAPAPVTEPAAP, encoded by the coding sequence ATGATCCATGTACCGCTCGTCACGCCCTTCGCGGCGGACGGCCGACTGGACGAGGCCGCGCTCGCGGACCTCGCGCAAGGGGTACTGGCCGACGGCGCCGCGGGGCTCGTCGCGCTCGGCACCACGGGGGAGCCGTCCGCGCTCGAACCGGAGGAGCGGGCGGCCGTCACCGCCGTCGTCGGGCGGGCGTGCCGGGAGCACGGCGCCCGCTTCACCCTCGGCGTGCAGGGCGGCGACACCCGCGGCACCGCCCGGGCCCTGGCGGCCCTGGAGCGGCTGCCGCAGCCGCCGGACGCCGCGCTGGTGACCGTGCCGGCGTTCACCCGTCCGGGGGAGGCCGGGGTGATCGCGCACTTCCGCACCCTGGCCGCGGCCTCGCCGGTGCCCCTGATCGCCTACCACGTGCCCTACCGCACCGCCCAGCCACTGGGCGCCGCGGCGCTGCTGGACCTGGCGGCCATCCCCGGCGTGGCCGGCGTGAAGTACGCGGCCGGCGGGATCGACGCGGAGGCGGTGGAACTGCTGGGCGCGCTCGGCCGCGCCGAGGACTCCGAGGACTCCGAGGACTCCGAGGATTCCGAGGGCACCGGCGGTGGCTCTGGCGGTGGCTCTGGCGGTGGCTCAGGCGGTGGCGCCCTCGGCGGTGGTGCCAGCGGTGCCAGTGGTGGCGGCTTCGAGGTGCTGGCCGGGGACGACGTGGTCGCGCCGGCGCTGCTGGCGCTGGGCGCGCACGGCGGCATCCTGGCCTCCGCCCATCTGGCCACCGCGCGCTGGGCCGAACTGGCCGCCGGCGGCGGGCGCGCCCTGGGCCACCGGCTGGCGGCGGTGGCCGCCGCCCTCTTCCGGGAGCCGAACCCCGTCGTCGTCAAGGCGGTGCTGCACGCCCAGGGCCGCATCCCCACCCCGGACGTGCGGTTGCCGCTCCTCCCGGCGGCCGCGGCCTCCCGTACGGCGGCGCTGGCGGCCCTGGAGCGGCTGGACGCGCTGCCGCCCGCCCCGGTGCGGGCCCCTGCACCGGTCACCGAGCCCGCCGCCCCGTAG
- a CDS encoding aspartate-semialdehyde dehydrogenase — translation MRIGIVGATGLVGGVVRELLAERKFPVTQLRLFASARSAGSTLPWAAAPGGEVVVEDAATADWTGLDVVIFSAGGGTSRALAEKVAAAGAVVIDNSSAWRRDPEVPLVVSEVNPHALADRPKGIVANPNCTTMAAMPVLRPLHQEAGLVALVANTYQAVSGGGLAGVRELHGQSVQVTERADRLTFDGEALEFPEPAVYKRPIAYNVVPFAGNLVDDGLFETDEEQKLRNESRKILEIPDLKVSGTCVRVPVFSGHSLQINARFERPISVERAYELLAAAPGVALSEIPTPLEAAGKDPSFVGRIRRDETVENGLALFVSNDNLRKGAALNTVQLAELLAVELGAVTA, via the coding sequence ATGAGGATCGGAATCGTCGGAGCCACCGGGCTGGTCGGCGGGGTCGTGCGCGAACTGCTCGCCGAGCGGAAGTTCCCGGTGACGCAGCTGCGGCTCTTCGCCTCGGCCCGTTCGGCCGGCAGCACGCTGCCGTGGGCCGCCGCGCCGGGCGGCGAGGTCGTCGTGGAGGACGCCGCCACCGCCGACTGGACCGGCCTCGACGTGGTGATCTTCTCGGCCGGCGGCGGCACTTCCCGTGCCCTCGCGGAGAAGGTCGCAGCCGCGGGCGCCGTGGTGATCGACAACTCCTCCGCGTGGCGCCGCGACCCGGAGGTGCCGCTGGTCGTCTCCGAGGTGAACCCGCACGCGCTGGCCGACCGGCCCAAGGGGATCGTCGCCAACCCCAACTGCACCACCATGGCCGCCATGCCGGTGCTGCGCCCCCTCCACCAGGAGGCCGGCCTCGTGGCGCTGGTCGCCAACACCTACCAGGCGGTGTCCGGCGGCGGGCTGGCCGGCGTCCGGGAGCTGCACGGCCAGTCCGTCCAGGTCACCGAGCGGGCCGACCGCCTCACCTTCGACGGCGAGGCGCTGGAGTTCCCCGAGCCGGCCGTCTACAAGCGCCCGATCGCCTACAACGTGGTGCCGTTCGCCGGGAACCTGGTGGACGACGGCCTCTTCGAGACCGACGAGGAGCAGAAGCTCCGCAACGAGTCGCGCAAGATCCTGGAGATCCCGGACCTGAAGGTCTCCGGCACCTGCGTGCGGGTACCGGTCTTCTCCGGCCACTCGCTCCAGATCAACGCCCGCTTCGAGCGCCCGATCAGCGTCGAGCGCGCCTACGAGCTGCTGGCCGCCGCGCCGGGCGTGGCGCTCTCCGAGATCCCCACCCCGCTGGAGGCCGCAGGCAAGGACCCGTCCTTCGTCGGCCGCATCCGCCGCGACGAGACGGTCGAGAACGGCCTGGCGCTCTTCGTCTCCAACGACAACCTGCGCAAGGGCGCGGCCCTCAACACGGTGCAGCTCGCGGAGCTGCTGGCGGTCGAGCTCGGCGCCGTCACGGCGTGA
- a CDS encoding M14 family zinc carboxypeptidase has protein sequence MADAFPSLAGVTASAAALARDLPGLCELRVIGRSRERRPLHVLSAGRGRRNVLVVAAPHADERVGPATALRLAELVVSNPELHAGADTTWHFLLCLDPDGTVRNEAGPAVRRTPAAHYRHAYRPPADEQPEWAPSVRPADDQLPESRALVDFIDQRQPFLVCSLHGNDIGGSWVQLTRDVPGLADPLAKLSAEHGVPVQTGTWDAMFWRPSGPGVYVLPEPDAPEGVAGARFDSSPEDVRRGTWVRPHRYGGMTALFEVPMWAGHRVADTAPHPDPRRALDGLARMLRGQGDRARVLLAEARAVLPPTPDTAHLLGVAQQLTAVCPRVAADWERLHLAPLPLAAAHLAALDIAARRITMRALGTLLRLLDTPGGSAQTQVREVCERQLARWAAEVQELHDPVWVPVDAQAELQAQTVLAVFDRLTGDG, from the coding sequence ATGGCGGATGCCTTTCCCAGCCTCGCGGGGGTCACGGCCTCGGCCGCCGCACTCGCCCGCGACCTACCGGGCCTGTGCGAGCTGCGGGTGATCGGCCGCTCCCGGGAACGCCGCCCGCTGCACGTGCTGAGCGCGGGCCGGGGCCGCCGGAACGTCCTGGTGGTGGCCGCGCCGCACGCCGACGAGCGGGTGGGTCCGGCCACCGCCCTGCGGCTGGCCGAACTCGTCGTCAGCAACCCCGAGTTGCACGCGGGCGCCGACACCACCTGGCACTTCCTGCTCTGCCTCGACCCGGACGGCACCGTCCGCAACGAGGCCGGCCCGGCCGTACGCCGCACCCCGGCCGCGCACTACCGGCACGCCTACCGCCCGCCGGCCGACGAACAGCCCGAGTGGGCACCCTCGGTCCGCCCCGCCGACGACCAGCTCCCGGAGTCCCGAGCCCTGGTGGACTTCATCGACCAGCGGCAGCCGTTCCTCGTCTGCTCGTTGCACGGCAACGACATCGGCGGCTCCTGGGTGCAGCTCACCCGGGACGTGCCGGGGCTGGCGGACCCGCTGGCGAAGCTCTCCGCCGAGCACGGGGTGCCGGTGCAGACCGGCACGTGGGACGCCATGTTCTGGCGGCCGTCCGGGCCCGGCGTCTACGTGCTGCCGGAGCCGGACGCGCCCGAGGGGGTGGCGGGCGCACGGTTCGACAGCTCACCGGAGGACGTGCGCCGCGGCACCTGGGTGCGGCCGCACCGCTACGGCGGCATGACCGCGCTCTTCGAGGTGCCGATGTGGGCCGGGCACCGGGTGGCCGACACGGCGCCCCATCCGGACCCGCGCCGGGCGCTGGACGGCCTCGCACGGATGCTGCGCGGGCAGGGCGACCGTGCGCGGGTGCTGCTCGCGGAGGCTCGGGCGGTGCTGCCGCCCACCCCGGACACCGCCCATCTGCTCGGAGTCGCACAGCAGTTGACGGCGGTCTGCCCGCGCGTCGCCGCGGACTGGGAGCGGCTGCACCTCGCCCCGCTGCCGCTGGCCGCCGCGCACCTGGCCGCGCTGGACATCGCCGCCCGCCGCATCACGATGCGCGCGCTGGGCACCCTGCTGCGCCTGCTGGACACCCCGGGCGGCAGCGCCCAGACGCAGGTCCGGGAGGTGTGCGAGCGCCAGCTCGCCCGTTGGGCGGCCGAGGTGCAGGAGCTGCACGACCCGGTGTGGGTGCCGGTGGACGCGCAGGCCGAACTCCAGGCGCAGACGGTGCTGGCGGTCTTCGACCGGCTCACCGGGGACGGCTGA